In Erigeron canadensis isolate Cc75 chromosome 1, C_canadensis_v1, whole genome shotgun sequence, a single window of DNA contains:
- the LOC122610522 gene encoding 6-phosphogluconate dehydrogenase, decarboxylating 3, chloroplastic, with protein MEAAALSRIGLAGLAVMGQNLALNIAEKGYPISVYNRTTSKVDETLDRAHTEGQLPLTGHYTPRDFILSIQKPRSVIILVKAGAPVDQTISALSAHMEPGDTIIDGGNEWYENTERRIIEANEKGLLYLGMGVSGGEEGARNGPSLMPGGSFEAYNNIKDIVEKVAAQVEDGPCVTYIGEGGSGNFVKMVHNGIEYGDMQLISEAYDVLKNVGGCSNDELAEIFDEWNKGELESFLIEITADIFKVKDEHGEGGLVDKILDKTGMKGTGKWTVQQAAELSVAAPTIAASLDCRFLSGLKDEREAAAKVLEDAGLKEDIGTVRKGIDKKRLIDDVRQALYASKICSYAQGMNLLRAKSVEKDWNLNFGELARIWKGGCIIRAVFLDRIKKAYQRNPNLASLVVDPDFAKEMVQRQGAWRRVVGTAIAAGISTPGMCASLAYFDTYRRARLPANLVQAQRDLFGAHTYERIDREGAFHTEWTKLARKKN; from the coding sequence ATGGAAGCCGCTGCTCTGTCTCGCATCGGCCTGGCCGGGCTAGCCGTGATGGGTCAAAACCTAGCTCTCAACATCGCCGAAAAAGGCTACCCAATCTCCGTGTACAACCGCACCACTTCCAAAGTCGACGAAACACTAGATCGTGCTCACACCGAAGGCCAGCTCCCATTAACCGGCCACTACACTCCTCGCGACTTCATCCTTTCTATCCAGAAACCCCGATCCGTTATCATCTTAGTCAAAGCTGGTGCCCCCGTTGACCAAACCATCTCCGCATTATCCGCTCACATGGAACCCGGTGATACTATCATTGACGGTGGCAACGAGTGGTACGAAAACACCGAAAGAAGGATAATCGAAGCTAATGAAAAAGGGTTGTTGTATTTAGGAATGGGCGTTTCTGGTGGCGAAGAAGGTGCGAGAAACGGGCCGTCTTTGATGCCCGGTGGGTCGTTTGAAGcgtataataatattaaagatATAGTTGAGAAAGTTGCGGCGCAAGTTGAGGACGGGCCGTGTGTTACCTACATTGGCGAAGGCGGGTCGGGTAATTTCGTTAAAATGGTTCATAATGGGATTGAGTATGGTGATATGCAGTTGATTAGTGAAGCGTATGATGTGTTGAAGAATGTTGGTGGGTGTAGTAACGACGAATTGGCCGAGATTTTCGACGAGTGGAATAAAGGGGAGTTAGAGAGCTTTTTGATTGAAATTACGGCggatatttttaaagttaaggATGAACATGGCGAAGGGGGTTTAGTTGACAAGATTTTGGATAAAACCGGGATGAAAGGGACCGGCAAATGGACGGTTCAGCAAGCGGCTGAACTGTCCGTTGCCGCTCCTACAATTGCGGCTAGTTTGGATTGTAGGTTTTTGAGTGGTTTGAAGGACGAGAGGGAAGCTGCAGCTAAAGTTTTGGAGGATGCGGGTTTGAAAGAGGATATCGGGACGGTTAGAAAAGGTATTGATAAGAAGAGATTGATTGATGATGTCAGACAAGCGTTATACGCTTCGAAAATATGTAGTTACGCTCAAGGGATGAATTTGTTGAGGGCGAAAAGCGTTGAAAAAGATTGGAATTTGAATTTTGGGGAACTAGCTAGGATTTGGAAAGGCGGGTGTATTATCAGGGCGGTGTTTTTAGATAGGATTAAGAAAGCGTATCAACGGAATCCTAATCTTGCTAGTTTGGTTGTGGATCCTGATTTTGCCAAGGAAATGGTGCAGAGACAAGGGGCGTGGAGGAGGGTTGTTGGGACGGCTATTGCTGCCGGGATTAGTACACCGGGAATGTGTGCTAGTCTTGCTTATTTTGATACCTATAGGCGGGCTAGGTTGCCTGCTAACCTTGTTCAAGCTCAAAGGGATTTGTTTGGGGCACATACGTATGAACGGATTGATCGTGAGGGCGCATTTCATACCGAGTGGACTAAGCTTGCTAGGAAGAAGAATTGA
- the LOC122580700 gene encoding calcium-dependent protein kinase 1-like — translation MGNCNGIPTTTTPPPQQQPPQEQQQQPPQERQQPPPKPSQPNGLTILTASEPAPPRHSPPSPVGRVLGRPIADVRNTYVIGRELGRGQFGVTHLVTQKATRQQFACKSIAMRKLINKDDIDDVRREVQIMHHLTGHRNIVELKGAYEDKHSVNLVMELCAGGELFDRIIAKGHYSERAAANLCRQIVTVVHNCHTMGVFHRDLKPENFLLLSNDEDSPLKATDFGLSVFFKPGDVFKDLVGSAYYVAPEVLRRHYGAEADIWSAGVILYILLSGVPPFWGETEQSIFDAILRGNLDFVSDPWPSISSSAKDLVKKMLQPDPKSRLTAAEVLNHPWMREDGDASDKPIDIAVLTRMKQFRAMNKLKKVALKVIAENLSEEEIIGLKEMFKSMDTDNSGTITYEELKAGLPKLGTKLSESEVRQLMEAADVDGNGTIDYIEFISATMHLNRVEREDHLYKAFEYFDKDNSGYITVEELEHALKKYNMGDEKTIKEIISEVDTDNDGRINYDEFAAMMRKGNPEMVTNRRRK, via the exons ATGGGAAACTGCAACGGGattccgaccaccaccactCCGCCACCACAACAACAACCACctcaagaacaacaacaacaaccacctCAAGAACgacaacaaccaccaccaaaacCGTCTCAACCTAACGGCCTAACAATCCTAACCGCATCAGAGCCAGCACCGCCACGTCATTCACCACCATCACCTGTCGGCCGTGTCCTCGGCCGGCCAATAGCAGACGTCCGCAACACCTACGTCATCGGCCGAGAACTCGGCCGCGGTCAGTTCGGAGTCACACATCTCGTCACACAGAAAGCCACGCGCCAACAGTTCGCGTGCAAGTCAATCGCGATGCGTAAGCTGATCAACAAAGATGATATAGATGACGTAAGACGTGAGGTACAGATAATGCATCATTTGACAGGTCATAGAAATATAGTTGAATTAAAAGGTGCTTATGAAGATAAACATTCAGTTAATTTAGTAATGGAACTGTGTGCCGGCGGTGAGCTTTTTGATCGGATTATTGCCAAAGGACATTATTCGGAACGAGCCGCGGCTAATTTGTGTAGGCAGATTGTTACTGTGGTTCATAATTGTCATACTATGGGAGTTTTTCATAGAGATTTGAAGCCTGAGAACTTTTTGTTGTTGAGTAATGATGAAGATTCGCCTTTGAAAGCCACCGATTTCGGCCTTTCCGTGTTTTTTAAGCCAG GAGATGTTTTCAAGGACCTTGTTGGGAGTGCATATTATGTAGCTCCTGAAGTATTGCGTAGGCATTATGGTGCCGAGGCAGATATATGGAGTGCAGGAGTAATTCTCTATATCTTACTCAGTGGCGTCCCGCCATTTTGGGGAG AAACTGAACAGAGCATTTTTGATGCGATTTTACGTGGGAATCTTGATTTTGTTTCCGATCCTTGGCCAAGCATATCAAGTAGTGCTAAAGATCTTGTCAAAAAGATGCTACAGCCTGATCCTAAATCTAGGCTTACTGCGGCTGAAGTTCTAA ACCATCCATGGATGAGAGAAGACGGTGATGCATCAGATAAGCCCATTGATATTGCTGTGCTTACAAGAATGAAACAGTTCCGTGCAATGAACAAACTTAAAAAAGTAGCACTTAAG GTAATTGCAGAAAATCTTTCCGAAGAAGAGATTATCGGCCTGAAAGAGATGTTCAAGTCCATGGATACGGATAACAGCGGTACCATAACATATGAAGAACTGAAAGCAGGTCTTCCTAAACTTGGAACCAAGCTCTCTGAGTCAGAAGTGAGGCAATTAATGGAAGCG GCTGATGTTGATGGCAATGGAACAATCGACTATATTGAGTTTATCTCTGCTACGATGCATTTAAATCGTGTGGAAAGGGAAGACCACTTATATAAAGCCTTTGAATACTTTGACAAGGACAATAGCGG ATATATAACAGTGGAAGAATTGGAGCATGCCTTAAAGAAGTACAACATGGGTGATGAGAAAACAATTAAAGAGATTATTTCAGAAGTTGACACTGATAAC GACGGGAGAATAAACTACGACGAATTTGCAGCCATGATGAGGAAAGGCAATCCAGAGATGGTAACCAATAGACGTCGTAAATGA
- the LOC122594035 gene encoding aluminum-activated malate transporter 9-like, producing the protein MISEGSFNIKILSSTKDKLPETTNKFKWIYKIKDFANEDANSITFSLKVGLAVLLVSLLILFQAPYQVFGTNIIWSILTVAVMFEYTVGATFQKGFNRALGSLFAGVLAIAVAELALKSGRVAEPIIIGTSIFLIGSITSFMKLWPTLVPYEYGFRVILFTYCLIIVSGYRKGNPIKTSIDRLYSIVIGAIVTLAVNTLIFPIWAGEQLHKELVKNFISVADSLEECVKKYLAEDRSNHPEFTKNLMDEFQDEPAYGKCRSTLNSSVLLESMALSAKWEPPHGRFRHFFYPWNEYVKVGAVLRYCAYEVMALHGVLHSQIQTPHSIRLLFQTEILEATSKAAELIRSLSEDICDMKQTLKCSLLKNVLFSKVKLQRAIDVHLFNKDIAGDEINYQGQRQTESYHEIVRPVVIWESTATLSLITFTSLLIELVARLDQLVEAVNELSRMAKFKHEGL; encoded by the exons ATGATCAGCGAGGGGAGttttaacataaaaatcttGTCCAGCACCAAAGATAAACTGCCAGAAACAACAAACAAATTCAAATGGATTTATAAAATCAAGGATTTTGCTAATGAAGACGCAAACAGCATCACATTCTCTCTAAAAGTTGGTCTTGCTGTTCTCCTCGTGTCTTTACTCATTCTATTCCAAGCACCTTATCAAGTGTTTGGCACCAACATTATCTGGTCAATCCTTACCGTTGCCGTCATGTTCGAATATACTGTTG GTGCAACATTTCAAAAAGGGTTCAACCGTGCTCTTGGAAGCCTGTTTGCCGGAGTGTTAGCCATTGCTGTTGCTGAATTAGCTTTGAAGAGTGGCCGGGTTGCTGAACCCATTATAATAGGGACCAGTATCTTCCTGATAG GTAGTATAACCTCATTCATGAAGTTATGGCCAACCCTTGTGCCATATGAATATGGTTTTCGGGTCATATTATTTACATATTGTTTGATCATAGTTTCGGGGTACCGGAAAGGGAATCCAATTAAAACATCTATAGATCGGCTTTACTCAATTGTTATTGGAGCAATTGTAACTTTAGCAGTAAACACTCTGATTTTTCCAATATGGGCTGGTGAACAGTTGCATAAAGAATtggtcaaaaattttatttctgtGGCAGATTCACTTGAAG AATGTGTCAAAAAGTACTTGGCTGAAGATAGATCAAATCATCCAGAGTTCACCAAGAATCTCATGGACGAATTCCAAGATGAGCCTGCTTACGGAAAATGCAGATCTACATTGAACTCTTCAGTTCTACTTGAGTCAATG GCTTTGTCAGCCAAATGGGAACCGCCACATGGCAGGTTCCGACACTTCTTCTATCCTTGGAATGAATATGTTAAAGTAGGTGCAGTCTTACGATATTGTGCATACGAGGTCATGGCACTTCATGGTGTTCTTCACTCACAAATTCAG ACACCACACAGTATCAGATTATTATTCCAAACAGAAATACTCGAAGCAACAAGCAAGGCTGCAGAATTAATCAGAAGCTTAAGCGAAGATATATGTGACATGAAGCAAACCCTAAAATGTTCTTTGCTGAAAAACGTCCTATTCTCAAAAGTAAAACTTCAAAGAGCGATAGACGTGCATTTGTTTAACAAAGATATCGCAGGAGATGAGATAAACTACCAAGGTCAAAGGCAGACAGAATCTTACCATGAAATAGTAAGGCCAGTTGTTATTTGGGAAAGCACTGCTACATTATCACTTATTACTTTCACATCATTGCTCATTGAGCTTGTCGCTCGGCTGGATCAATTAGTTGAAGCCGTGAACGAGCTTTCCAGAATGGCCAAATTCAAACATGAGGGGCTATGA
- the LOC122610452 gene encoding uncharacterized protein LOC122610452 encodes MDTVLRLDSPGSLNSSVLNSKGVKRKWSLRDGSVDPEGGLPLSLWVGHSSSSSDSKESSATGCTTMSSYKETDCEESTMDLDLEFSLHLGSDKAPLKKKTSGIHKLSLHIEDQDGLELSLSSTPAESDISNVQPNYVFEDMNKGSVSSSVVTIPTSSVTCFSGVVRQHNRNSSTKICQFDGCEKGARGASGRCISHGGGRRCQKLECHKGAEGRTAFCKAHGGGRRCEFLGCTKSAEGHTDYCIAHGGGRRCSHEACTRAARGKSGLCIRHGGGKRCQMVNCTKSAEGLSGLCISHGGGRRCQFPACTKGAQGSTMYCKAHGGGKRCTFEGCNKGAEGSTPYCKGHGGGKRCAFEGDEACSKSVHGGTLYCVAHGGGKRCVVPECTRSARGRTDCCVRHGGGKRCKSEGCGKSAQGSTDFCKAHGGGKRCSWGQPGSEYGRSDEMCNLFARGKNGLCTSHGALVQDNRVHGGATLRTLVRDTTEDMNIDTNVMVSSHFSGCGWQRLGVPEGSSAGQGPPMVSEGRVHGGSLLALLARNSADTSDQAKVNMMPQKWI; translated from the coding sequence ATGGATACCGTGTTGCGGTTGGATTCACCGGGGTCTTTGAATAGTTCAGTTTTAAATTCGAAAGGTGTGAAGCGCAAGTGGAGTTTGAGAGATGGGTCAGTGGATCCCGAAGGTGGATTACCGTTATCTCTTTGGGTAGGCCATTCATCAAGTTCCTCTGACAGCAAGGAAAGTTCAGCCACCGGTTGTACTACTATGTCTTCTTATAAAGAAACTGATTGTGAAGAGTCCACAATGGATCTTGATTTGGAGTTCAGTCTTCATCTTGGCAGCGACAAAGCGCCTCTCAAAAAGAAAACCTCTGGCATTCATAAGTTATCGTTGCATATTGAAGATCAAGATGGCCTAGAATTGAGTCTATCTTCAACGCCCGCTGAATCTGATATTAGTAACGTTCAACCAAACTATGTTTTTGAAGATATGAATAAAGGTTCAGTCTCGTCCAGTGTTGTAACTATACCAACAAGTTCAGTcacatgcttttctggggttgTGCGGCAACATAATAGGAATAGTAGCACAAAGATTTGTCAGTTTGATGGTTGCGAAAAGGGAGCAAGAGGTGCTTCGGGCCGTTGCATTTCACATGGTGGTGGGCGGAGATGTCAGAAACTCGAATGTCATAAAGGAGCTGAGGGGCGAACTGCATTTTGCAAGGCTCATGGTGGTGGACGAAGATGCGAGTTTTTAGGATGTACCAAGAGTGCAGAAGGACATACTGATTACTGTATTGCTCATGGAGGCGGCAGGAGGTGCAGCCACGAGGCTTGTACTCGTGCTGCCCGAGGGAAATCTGGGTTGTGCATACGTCATGGTGGTGGAAAGAGATGTCAGATGGTGAATTGCACAAAGAGTGCTGAAGGCCTTTCTGGTCTCTGCATTTCTCATGGAGGTGGTCGGAGGTGTCAGTTTCCGGCTTGCACGAAAGGGGCTCAAGGGAGCACAATGTATTGCAAAGCCCATGGTGGTGGTAAAAGGTGCACATTTGAAGGGTGCAACAAAGGTGCTGAAGGAAGTACACCATATTGTAAGGGTCACGGTGGTGGGAAAAGATGTGCCTTTGAAGGCGATGAGGCTTGTTCGAAAAGTGTCCATGGTGGAACTCTTTATTGTGTAGCACATGGTGGTGGTAAGAGATGTGTGGTGCCGGAATGCACGCGGAGTGCAAGGGGGCGTACTGATTGTTGTGTCCGCCACGGTGGGGGTAAAAGATGTAAATCTGAAGGGTGTGGAAAAAGTGCACAAGGTAGCACCGATTTCTGCAAGGCGCATGGGGGTGGGAAGAGATGCTCATGGGGTCAACCTGGTTCAGAATATGGGAGAAGTGATGAAATGTGTAACCTTTTTGCTAGGGGAAAGAATGGATTATGTACATCTCATGGTGCGCTAGTGCAGGATAACCGGGTCCATGGTGGAGCAACCTTGAGAACTCTGGTTCGCGATACCACCGAGGACATGAATATTGATACAAATGTTATGGTATCATCTCATTTTTCTGGCTGTGGGTGGCAACGTTTAGGTGTCCCGGAAGGAAGTTCAGCTGGACAAGGGCCACCAATGGTTTCAGAAGGAAGGGTCCACGGTGGAAGTCTACTTGCTTTGCTGGCACGTAATTCTGCTGACACATCAGATCAAGCAAAAGTTAATATGATGCCTCAGAAATGGATATAA